Proteins encoded in a region of the Apostichopus japonicus isolate 1M-3 chromosome 19, ASM3797524v1, whole genome shotgun sequence genome:
- the LOC139959608 gene encoding uncharacterized protein isoform X2: MSSKAQFRVLVEEIVLVKLQVRWQTRGISGSKRLEEEDSLPPPVTISGNQLKRVKPLKFFSADKVQVGDKGIYQIQEGDVVSHAAVPKGSHMCYTRPENAHKVKKSSTPTGTPPLDRKRDTKEGTKNATLDEDRTEEKTSLNQKGETSELTVGSDEDDKAASKQEAAGKASLSRKKKSHRSRDGQMQRDLLREVNDKEELVEKAYKVKSDLSRDVEMLCDLHKELCEASDSIVELTRSFQPLVANSSGKSAEDVKQRIRGLEESHAKLQEQICLTQDLLRDSEKSLGDLELVNLQAETILDDAKKARLKALHKSGISLHPGKSENSCEGPSDDNRYESTSDGSSHSSTEHQEKSKRTATSRRRKKQGRGVNRKRGSSHLKVGNRECIEVTHTHTVVDVEWQDGSMGMNIEAATLTPVDLLEDMHFFPGDFVTKGNDTQENVYGVVRSLEYNQRTCVVRWIRKPTQQSNVPEVIETEEVSVYDLLAHPDFQINIGETVVRIAYSTVPVSEGESDDDDKEQPVAGQVRWVTEDGKVLVAWVDGSESAVHPQDLYLLEGGSSISSSSDEDEGDWIDEEYPFHRSDSDSSSSSSGSWETVSEHSVSERRKDGNQSEVKGEIKGVTKKEEGVEEEGVEVEVTQGSDTKDALTEDVINDNDLKSSSNSEADVSNKQNQMQGVASGSDGFVCDKSSGVTNGDVTHGSSVTNGDVTQDSGITNGDVTHDSGVTNGDVTHRSDVTNSHTTNDVLESDRLIDDGSPNRNVVKESDAESTIEMNTVTAVTNSNETQNGDVTERGRKEGSTAATNEGMENDRGTEELKDAIMKTEIEDESAIKGSPDKKNTELADVMELLNDVVSDSERKDQVETATVATATANMEDDSHETEVECCVPPGTELETKSAISCQEDFANSETSEPKNDADKKNMQDLSICQHVDEGKGFFTMVESAPSSHRYFSTSVQPSDQRKFSSALKKEMQLLKTSLPSGIKVKMFEDKMHLFSALIEGPLSTPYEDCLFYFDGYLPDSYPRKPPVVHFHAYCAGKLNPNLYNEGKICVSLLDTWTGKGSEVWTGKSNLLQLLVSIQGLILNSEPYFNEAGYDKHRGTTHGTESSRMYNETVLIKVMQSVTNLIINPPAVFKEETIDFFRVHTPRLTSRVAAWLSQEEGKDDTSSSSSGSGIGYPLFPLSRGFILSAHQVTSNLSSRWRQQFPAASKS, encoded by the exons ATGTCAAGCAAGGCTCAGTTTCGAGTCCTCGTTGAAGAG ATAGTTTTGGTTAAACTACAAGTAAGATGGCAGACTCGGGGCATAAGCGGAAGTAAAAGATTGGAAGAAGAGGATTCTCTGCCTCCCCCGGTTACCATATCTGGAAATCAATTAAAAAG AGTCAAGCCACTCAAGTTCTTCTCAGCAGACAAAGTACAGGTTGGAGACAAAGGCATCTACCAGATACAAGAGGGAGATGTGGTCTCACATGCAGCAGTACCCAAAGGCTCACACATGTGCTATACAAGaccagaaaatgcacacaaagTGAAAAAATCTTCCACGCCCACCGGCACACCCCCTCTGGATAGGAAGAGAGATACCAAAGAGGGAACGAAAAATGCGACTTTGGACGAAGATCGCACAGAAGAGAAAACGTCCCTCAATCAGAAAGGAGAGACCTCTGAACTAACAGTAGGATCTGATGAAGATGACAAAGCTGCCAGTAAACAAGAGGCAGCGGGAAAGGCTTCATTATCTCGAAAGAAAAAATCCCACAGGAGCCGGGATGGGCAGATGCAAAGGGACCTCTTACGGGAGGTCAACGACAAAGAAGAATTAGTCGAAAAGGCTTATAAGGTCAAGTCCGATTTATCCAGAGATGTGGAGATGTTATGCGATCTGCACAAGGAGCTCTGCGAAGCATCGGACAGTATCGTGGAACTGACGAGGAGCTTCCAGCCGTTGGTGGCCAACTCGTCGGGAAAATCCGCAGAGGACGTGAAGCAGAGGATAAGAGGATTGGAAGAGTCACACGCCAAACTCCAAGAACAGATATGCTTGACTCAGGACCTTCTCCGCGACAGCGAAAAGAGCCTCGGCGACTTGGAACTTGTGAACTTACAGGCCGAGACGATACTAGACGACGCGAAGAAAGCGAGGCTTAAAGCCTTGCACAAGAGTGGGATATCGTTGCATCCCGGGAAATCCGAAAACTCCTGCGAAGGTCCGAGCGACGATAATAGGTACGAGAGCACTTCGGATGGTTCTTCTCACAGCTCTACGGAACACCAAGAGAAATCAAAGAGGACAGCCACCAGTCGTAGGAGAAAGAAGCAAGGACGTGGTGTCAACAGGAAGAGGGGCTCATCTCATCTGAAAGTCGGCAACAGGGAGTGTATCGAGGTAACCCACACTCACACGGTCGTGGATGTTGAATGGCAG GATGGTTCTATGGGAATGAACATTGAAGCTGCAACACTGACACCTGTCGATCTGCTCGAAGACATGCATTTCTTTCCAGGAGATTTTGTAACCAAGGGCAACG ATACGCAAGAGAATGTCTATGGCGTTGTAAGAAGTTTGGAATACAACCAAAGAACTTGTGTAGTCCGGTGGATCAGGAAACCAACTCAACAGAGTAATGT CCCGGAGGTTATTGAAACTGAGGAAGTCAGTGTATACGATCTGCTCGCTCACCCTGATTTTCAAATCAACATCGGCGAGACGGTCGTGAGGATAGCCTACAGCACCGTTCCCGTGTCTGAAGGAGAGAGTGACGACGATGATAAGGAGCAACCTGTGGCAGGCCAG GTCCGATGGGTTACGGAGGATGGAAAGGTATTGGTAGCCTGGGTGGATGGCTCAGAGTCAGCCGTGCACCCTCAGGACCTCTACTTGCTAGAAGGAGGA AGCTCCATCTCCAGCAGTAGCGATGAAGATGAAGGCGACTGGATAGATGAAGAATATCCGTTCCACCGGTCAGATTCGGACTCATCGTCGTCGTCCTCGGGCAGCTGGGAGACGGTGAGTGAACACTCAGTCTCGGAGAGAAGGAAAGATGGAAATcagtcagaggtcaaaggtgaaatCAAAGGTGTCACAAAGAAGGAAGAAGGGGTAGAAGAAGAAGGGGTAGAAGTTGAAGTAACTCAGGGGAGTGACACCAAGGATGCTCTCACAGAGGATGTCATTAACGATAATGATCTGAAGTCTAGTTCAAACTCAGAGGCCGATGTCTCCAATAAACAGAACCAGATGCAAGGTGTGGCAAGCGGTAGTGATGGATTTGTGTGTGACAAGAGTAGCGGTGTCACAAATGGTGATGTCACACACGGCAGTAGTGTCACAAACGGTGATGTCACACAGGACAGTGGTATCACAAATGGTGATGTCACACACGACAGTGGTGTCACAAACGGTGATGTCACACATCGTAGCGATGTCACAAATAGTCACACAACCAATGACGTTTTAGAGAGTGACCGTTTGATTGATGATGGCTCCCCGAATCGAAATGTTGTGAAAGAAAGTGATGCAGAGAGCACGATTGAAATGAATACTGTGACAGCTGTCACAAATTCAAATGAAACACAAAATGGTGATGTGACAGAAAGAGGTAGAAAGGAAGGATCTACTGCTGCTACAAATGAGGGAATGGAGAATGACAGAGGTACAGAGGAACTAAAAGATGCAATCATGAAAACTGAAATAgaagatgagagtgcaataaaggGCAGTCCTGACAAGAA AAATACAGAACTTGCTGACGTCATGGAATTATTGAATGATGTCGTCTCGGATTCGGAGAGAAAAGATCAAGTTGAAACTGCCACAGTGGCAACTGCCACAGCAAATATGGAAGATGACTCACATGAAACTGAAGTAGAGTGCTGTGTGCCACCAGGAACGGAGTTGGAGACCAAAAGTGCCATTTCTTGCCAAGAAGATTTTGCCAACTCAGAAACAAGTGAACCTAAAAATGATGCTGATAAGAAAAATATGCAAGATTTATCAATATGTCAACATGTTGATGAAGGAAAAG GGTTCTTCACGATGGTGGAATCGGCTCCTTCCAGTCATCGTTATTTCTCAACATCTGTGCAACCATCCGATCAGAGAAAATTTTCTTCCGCCCTGAAGAAAGAG ATGCAGCTGTTAAAGACATCACTACCAAGTGgaataaaagttaaaatgtttgAAGATAAAATG CACCTGTTTTCAGCTCTGATTGAAGGACCTCTCTCCACGCCATATGAGGACTGTCTGTTCTATTTTGATGGCTACCTACCGGACAGCTATCCACGGAAACCTCCAGTGGTCCACTTTCACGCTTACTGCGCTGGCAAACTGAACCCTAACTTGTATAATGAGGGAAAGATATGTGTTAGTCTGCTTGATACATGGACTGGCAAG GGTTCTGAGGTCTGGACTGGGAAGTCCAACCTCCTTCAGCTGTTGGTGTCGATTCAAGGTTTGATCCTGAACAGCGAACCTTACTTTAACGAGGCTGGTTATGACAAGCACAGAGGTACAACTCATGGCACGGAAAGCAGCAGAATGTACAATGAAACTGTTTTAATTAAAGTCATGCAG TCAGTTACCAACCTCATCATCAACCCCCCGGCAGTATTCAAAGAAGAGACTATAGATTTCTTCAGAGTCCACACACCAAG ATTGACATCTCGAGTCGCGGCTTGGTTGTCTCAAGAGGAGGGGAAAGATgatacatcatcatcatcatcagggAGTGGAATTGGGTACCCCCTTTTTCCGTTATCTCGTGGTTTCATCTTAAGTGCACATCAAGTCACCAGCAATCTCTCATCTAGATGGAGACAACAATTCCCTGCTGCCAGTAAAAGTTGA